One window from the genome of Cyclobacterium amurskyense encodes:
- a CDS encoding GumC family protein, producing the protein MSQANSLPPNFIPFQVNKKDEFDIKGILFKYFRQWPWILLGIIVGLLVAYYTNKSTNPTYIVNSSIVIKDEEQSLGADIFGPSGFRNFQTRYKLENELGILKSHALAEETLSQLNFNTIYLKEERWKNSQQYGDVPIVVKADWSKPQLTGGLFKMRVLDASSFELSVVENTFSLFNPLDPFYKTTVGSENKTPEGIYSFGEAITGQHFNFTVSNLFASNGDEVLFYFKDTPSLATSYIDLLQVNSSSNFSSVVNLSLETPVRRMGQDYLNTLMNTYLNRELREKNEVAKSTIFFINEQLRGISDSLSYFEDELEQFRTENKVFNLSEEGAQIFMKLQDLEKQQSEIGVNLQYYQTLKTYIEEDRVDGLIAPSIAGEGDPLLNALVVGLSELQAEKIRLTANYSLETPVIREVENKIQSTKEAIGENVRSAIGNLENYLAELSNKISIVESEVFKLPETEKVMLGLQRKFSINENIYIYLLEKKAESEITLASNKPNNKILDIAMAASAPIAPKSIINLIIGLLIGFFIPVLIITVKDFLYQKVKDPKELEKALVVPLVGMIGRHKEKDSLSVLNHLRSTVSESFRSLRADIPYLSNNKNKLTLLFTSTISGEGKTFISINMASVYSLMGKKTILIGLDLRKPKIADDFGLKNDQGISTCLSRGGAWKEVVKPSGYENLDVILSGPIPPNPAELLLQENFSTLIKEIQEAYDVVILDCPPVGLVSETKELMKYADINFFVFRQKYSALANIQFCNDLSTKGGIHKIYAVLNDVHGTHGYGYQYGYYTSDVSAYGYHDIQDKPWWKKIGRR; encoded by the coding sequence ATGAGCCAAGCCAATTCTTTACCGCCGAATTTCATTCCTTTTCAGGTAAATAAAAAGGATGAGTTTGATATCAAAGGAATACTGTTCAAGTATTTCAGGCAATGGCCTTGGATTTTGTTAGGAATAATTGTTGGCCTGTTGGTGGCTTATTATACCAACAAATCTACCAACCCTACCTATATCGTCAATTCTTCAATAGTAATTAAGGACGAAGAACAAAGTTTGGGAGCTGATATTTTTGGTCCTTCAGGTTTCAGGAATTTCCAAACCCGGTATAAATTAGAAAATGAATTAGGGATTTTAAAATCCCATGCATTGGCAGAAGAAACCCTTTCTCAACTGAATTTCAATACCATTTACTTAAAAGAGGAGCGGTGGAAAAACAGCCAACAGTATGGGGATGTTCCTATAGTAGTGAAAGCAGATTGGTCAAAGCCACAACTTACGGGTGGCTTGTTCAAAATGAGGGTGTTGGACGCTTCTAGTTTTGAGCTTTCTGTTGTGGAAAACACATTCAGCTTATTTAATCCTCTTGACCCTTTTTACAAAACTACAGTTGGTTCGGAAAATAAAACGCCTGAAGGTATTTATTCCTTCGGTGAAGCAATTACTGGTCAACATTTTAATTTCACGGTTTCAAATTTATTTGCCAGCAATGGTGACGAGGTATTGTTTTATTTTAAAGATACCCCTTCCTTAGCCACATCCTACATAGACTTACTTCAGGTCAACTCCTCAAGCAATTTTTCTTCAGTTGTAAATCTTTCTTTGGAGACTCCAGTAAGAAGGATGGGGCAGGATTACCTAAACACCTTGATGAATACCTATCTCAATCGTGAATTGAGAGAAAAAAATGAGGTAGCAAAGAGCACCATATTTTTTATTAATGAGCAGTTGAGAGGCATTTCTGATTCTCTTTCTTATTTTGAAGACGAATTGGAACAGTTTCGTACTGAAAACAAAGTGTTTAACCTAAGTGAGGAGGGCGCACAGATTTTCATGAAGCTTCAGGATCTTGAAAAACAACAATCAGAGATTGGTGTCAATCTTCAATATTATCAAACCTTAAAAACCTACATAGAAGAAGATAGGGTAGATGGCTTGATAGCCCCTTCTATTGCCGGTGAAGGAGATCCTTTATTGAATGCGTTGGTGGTTGGCTTGAGCGAGTTACAGGCTGAAAAAATCAGGTTAACAGCCAATTATTCGCTTGAAACACCTGTGATCAGGGAAGTAGAGAATAAGATTCAAAGTACCAAAGAAGCCATTGGAGAAAATGTCAGATCGGCCATAGGGAATTTGGAGAATTATCTGGCAGAATTGTCAAATAAAATTTCTATTGTTGAAAGTGAAGTTTTTAAATTGCCAGAAACTGAGAAAGTGATGCTTGGGTTGCAAAGGAAGTTTTCTATCAATGAAAACATCTATATCTACCTTTTGGAAAAAAAGGCAGAATCGGAAATTACCCTTGCTTCTAACAAGCCGAATAACAAAATTTTGGACATAGCCATGGCTGCTTCGGCACCCATTGCACCCAAATCAATAATAAATCTAATAATAGGGTTACTTATTGGATTCTTTATTCCTGTCCTTATCATTACGGTTAAAGATTTTCTATACCAAAAGGTAAAGGACCCAAAAGAACTAGAAAAGGCCTTGGTAGTACCTCTGGTTGGGATGATAGGCCGACACAAGGAGAAAGATTCACTATCTGTATTAAATCACCTTAGGTCCACTGTATCTGAATCTTTTCGTAGTTTACGGGCAGATATTCCCTATCTAAGTAATAATAAGAACAAATTGACCTTGTTGTTCACCTCTACCATCTCTGGTGAAGGAAAAACCTTTATTTCTATTAATATGGCTTCGGTTTATTCATTAATGGGAAAAAAAACAATTTTGATCGGTCTGGATTTGAGAAAACCAAAGATTGCAGATGATTTTGGGTTGAAAAATGATCAAGGAATAAGTACCTGCTTAAGTAGAGGGGGGGCTTGGAAAGAAGTTGTTAAGCCATCAGGTTATGAGAACCTGGATGTAATATTGTCTGGTCCTATTCCTCCAAACCCCGCAGAATTACTGCTACAAGAAAATTTCAGTACATTAATCAAGGAAATTCAGGAAGCTTATGATGTAGTGATTTTAGATTGTCCTCCCGTAGGATTGGTTTCCGAAACCAAAGAATTAATGAAATATGCAGACATAAACTTTTTTGTTTTTCGCCAGAAATACTCTGCTTTGGCGAATATTCAATTTTGTAACGATTTGTCTACGAAAGGTGGCATTCATAAAATTTATGCAGTGCTTAATGATGTACATGGAACCCATGGATATGGTTACCAATACGGCTATTATACTTCAGATGTAAGTGCCTATGGTTACCATGATATACAGGACAAACCTTGGTGGAAAAAAATTGGTAGGCGATAG
- a CDS encoding nucleotidyltransferase family protein yields MGKKANGKETEIAVDERKVLKLAKFHRIRPLLFEYDKKTSLLAIKNKEYLKIFVTQNALKNLKDIYHTKKLLQQFETAGIPAILHKGLQYQFEIYENPQLRERGDIDVLVQKKDVLPSMNVLKDQGFGSEILNPDQPETEIGQHIEKLLSFNYLYQLPVNNKSLLLDFQWGVKSDFHSFHFPYPLIFHKATLRDFYGIRVLQVDKESLFWLMVIHHGGKDQWMRLRHLADLSAFMKTYSTQINWEAILVTARSYGLQQVLLDGFQYLKTLLSISLPAPIEERLETHQNRVYKMVFNIWENCTWGDSRFELISMYIRYLNRDNGNFDPEYYIKNLQHHYQKKQAMAYPEKYTPIDFFYDTIKLPIKLLKNK; encoded by the coding sequence ATGGGAAAGAAAGCAAATGGGAAAGAAACTGAAATAGCTGTTGATGAACGGAAAGTATTAAAGCTGGCCAAGTTTCATCGCATTCGCCCATTGCTTTTTGAGTATGACAAGAAGACTTCCTTATTGGCTATAAAAAACAAGGAATACCTAAAGATATTTGTCACACAAAATGCACTAAAAAACCTAAAGGATATTTACCACACAAAAAAACTACTCCAACAATTCGAAACTGCCGGCATACCCGCCATATTACATAAAGGTCTCCAATACCAATTTGAAATTTATGAGAATCCTCAACTAAGAGAAAGGGGAGACATTGATGTTTTGGTTCAAAAAAAAGATGTGCTTCCTAGTATGAATGTTTTAAAGGATCAAGGCTTCGGTTCCGAAATTTTAAATCCTGACCAACCAGAAACTGAGATAGGTCAACATATTGAGAAATTGCTTTCCTTCAATTACCTCTACCAATTGCCTGTAAATAATAAAAGTTTATTACTTGACTTTCAATGGGGAGTGAAAAGTGACTTTCACAGTTTCCATTTCCCCTATCCCTTGATTTTTCATAAAGCCACCTTAAGGGATTTTTATGGAATAAGAGTCCTCCAGGTAGATAAAGAAAGCTTGTTCTGGCTCATGGTTATTCACCATGGTGGAAAAGACCAATGGATGCGTTTGCGCCATCTTGCAGACCTTTCTGCTTTTATGAAAACTTACAGTACTCAAATAAATTGGGAAGCTATACTGGTCACTGCAAGGAGCTATGGTTTGCAACAAGTCCTTTTGGATGGATTTCAATATTTAAAAACATTACTATCCATTTCATTACCTGCTCCAATTGAAGAAAGACTGGAAACCCATCAAAACAGGGTATATAAAATGGTGTTTAATATTTGGGAAAACTGTACCTGGGGAGACAGTCGTTTCGAATTAATAAGCATGTATATCAGGTACCTAAATCGTGACAATGGTAACTTTGACCCCGAATATTACATCAAAAATTTACAACACCATTACCAGAAAAAGCAAGCGATGGCATATCCGGAAAAATATACACCAATTGATTTTTTTTACGACACCATTAAGCTCCCAATAAAATTATTGAAAAATAAATAA
- a CDS encoding PqqD family protein, which produces MSSKQISRSDSYVFNEIEGDIVMMDVSNGSYATLNETGKSIWLLLENPKTISEITEALLAEYEVSKEQCEKTVNEFLKKMAEANAIVIK; this is translated from the coding sequence ATGTCCAGTAAGCAAATTAGCAGAAGTGATTCTTATGTTTTTAACGAAATAGAGGGGGACATTGTCATGATGGATGTAAGCAATGGTTCTTATGCCACATTAAATGAAACGGGTAAAAGCATTTGGCTGCTCTTAGAAAACCCAAAGACCATCAGTGAAATAACCGAAGCTTTATTAGCGGAATACGAGGTTTCAAAGGAACAATGTGAGAAAACAGTCAATGAATTTCTGAAAAAAATGGCTGAAGCAAATGCCATCGTCATCAAGTAG